The following coding sequences are from one Enterobacter chengduensis window:
- the pilM gene encoding type IV pilus biogenesis protein PilM, producing the protein MGWVILAISMIFFLIVGDIDSQQNQTSRTAIQTQSGQLYASQILTIANRVNDWRYKTGQTNGTVPVDQLGLPFTPDARIQYRLLQSRLWVWMPEQAGLVDALRAQSRGSALIGTMRSGQLIWLSGLATGLTAPQGVPEGAVVYLN; encoded by the coding sequence ATGGGCTGGGTCATACTGGCAATCAGCATGATATTTTTCCTGATTGTCGGTGATATAGATTCGCAACAAAATCAGACCAGCCGGACTGCAATACAGACGCAGAGCGGCCAGCTTTATGCCTCCCAGATCCTGACTATCGCCAACCGCGTTAACGACTGGCGTTACAAAACTGGCCAAACGAATGGCACAGTTCCAGTTGACCAGCTGGGTCTTCCCTTTACTCCCGACGCCCGGATCCAGTACCGGTTACTTCAGAGTAGATTGTGGGTCTGGATGCCGGAACAAGCTGGACTCGTTGATGCCTTACGGGCACAGAGTCGCGGTTCGGCACTCATCGGCACCATGAGAAGCGGCCAGTTAATCTGGCTTTCCGGTCTGGCCACCGGGCTCACGGCTCCACAGGGCGTTCCTGAAGGCGCTGTGGTTTACCTCAACTAA